The Candidatus Ancaeobacter aquaticus genome contains the following window.
TGAAAGAAGTATTGTCATCAGGGTCAACGCGTGGATCTGTTGTTGTGGAAGATGGAATACAAGTAGATGTGCGTGTGGTAAGGGAAGACTCTTACGGGGCAGCTTTGCAGTATTTTACCGGTTCAAAAGAGCATAGTGTTAAACTGAGGGGGATTGCGAAAGCCCACGGGTATAAAATAAATGAATACGGTATATATAAAGGCGATAAAAAAGTAGGGGGAGCTCACGAGAGTGATATATATAGTGCGTTAGGACTGGCATATATCCCACCGGTATTACGCGAAAACAGGGGGGAAATTGAAGCGGCATCCCGAAACATGCTGCCCTCATTGGTTCAGTCTAAAAATGTACGCGGTGACCTGCATGTTCACTCCAATTGGAGCGATGGGGAATCTTCTGTCGAAGATGTTGTTCGAGCTTCTATTGAACTGGGTTATGAATATGTTGCGATATGCGATCACTCACAATCGCTAAAAGTGGCCCATGGGTTATCGCCTGAAACGGTTTTTAGGAAATTAGATGAAATTAAAAGAGTACGAAAGAAATACAAGGACTTTGCAATTCTTTTTGGCACAGAAGTAGATATAAAAAGTGATGGGTCTATTGATTATTCCGATACTGTGTTAAAAGAATTTGATGTGGTTATTGGCGCGGTGCACACGGGATTTAAGGATAGTGAAGAGAAGTTAACTTCTCGTATATTGTCTGCAATTAATAATAAATATGTTAATATTATTGCTCACCCTACAGGAAGACGTATTGGGTTAAGAGAACCATATCCTGTTGATCTCGATGCCATTTTCAAAGCAGCATCCCAGAGTGGTACGTTTCTTGAGATAAATTCATTTTATGACAGGCTTGATTTATGTGACACGGCGGTAAAACGGGCAAAGGAATACGGTGTTAAATTTGCGCTCTCAACGGATTGTCATCATGTGGACCAGTTATGGATGATGTCCTTAGGGGTGAGTGTTGCTCAACGTGGCTGGCTGACAAAGAATGATGTTGTAAACTGCTGGCCGCTACCAAAATTGCTTTCCCATTTTTCTTCAAAAAACAAAAAATAACTCTTTTTTCCCATAGTGCAGGGTATATTTTTACTATTGCTAATATTTACCGTTTTGCTATACTTCAAACTGCTGTTATTGTCCTTTATGAGGGGCGGCGGCATAAATAATCTTAAAGGAGTGTTATCGTAATGAAAAAGAATGAATTAGAAAAAAAGACAGTATCTCAACTGAGAAAAATCGCTGAAAAAAATAAAGTTAAAGGGTGGAGCAATCTGAATAAGTCTCAGATTGTTAATGCTTTAACTAAGAAAAAAACAGTGACTGCATCTAAGGCGGTAAAAAAAGCAAAACCCGCATTGGCTAAGAAAAAACCGGCGCAAAGCCCTAAAGCCGTAAAAAAGGCTAAGCCCGTGTTACTCAAGAAAAAAACAGTGACTGCATCTAAGGCGGTAAAAAAAGCAAAACCTGCATTAGCTAAGAAAAAACCGGTACAGAGACCCAAAATAGTTAAAAAAGTAAAGCCTGCTTTAGCAAAAAGAAAATCAAATATTAAGATGCCCGTGAGTCGTGCATCTGCTTCAGGAACACCCATACATACTCATGAGGAGGAACAAAAGATCGGACAGAGTAAGTATTATGTTGGTCCGAGCACTCATCACGGGAATCGTGAATCAGATTTTGTTTTTCCTGAGAGTTACGGACAAGATAAAATTGTGCTCATGGTGAGGGATCCAAATTGGATGCATGTATACTGGGAAATTACCGAGCAAAAGATATCAAGCCTAAAATCGTCTCACGGAGACAATGCTATTGATTCTTCACGATATGTTCTTAGAGTGCTTGATATTAATAAAACAACGCCTGATGCACCAAATTCATTTTTTGACGTTGAGGTTTCTCGGGGAGCAGATAGCTGGTATATCAATGTCCCTAATCAAAATTGTTCATATTGTATAGATTTAGGTTTTCTTACATCTGAAGGGGAGTTTGTTTTGCTTGTCAGATCAAATGCTGTAAAAACGCCTAGAGTTGGTGTTTCTGAGGTGCTTGATGATCAGTGGATGTCTTTTGCGGATGCGGATTACGACAAGATTTATGCTCTTTCCGGTGGTTTGAGCATTGGTATGAGTTCTGGTGATTTAGGTAAAGCTATGCAGGAAAAATTGGAGTCTATAGCATCTTCCGATATGATCTCTTCTGGTGCGGTAAGCAGTTTTTCTAAAAAAGAAGAGAAAAAAAGAGGATTTTTCCTTGTTGTTGATACTGAACTCATTGTATATGGGGTAACGGTCCCTGACGCTGAGCTTACTATTCAAGGTGTTCCTAAGAAACTCAATCCTGATGGAACTTTTAGCGCACGATTTTCTCTTCCTGATGGTAATCAAGTTATTCCCGTCAAAGCAATCTCTTCGGATAAGATTGATGAAATAACTATTACCCCTATTGTTAAGAAAGATACAGAGTACAAGGATAATAAAAACGGTCATAAAGATTGATGGTCTCACGGTCTAAACATATCTCATTGATGTGGGGTGTGGTAGGCGACTGAGTTTTTTTGAGTTGGAGAGTTTAATGGAAAAAGGTAAAGAAAAAGGTTATTTTTCGCTTGTTTTGCATGCGCATTTGCCGTATGTACGTCATCCTGAGCATGAACATTTTCTCGAGGAAGATTGGTTTTATGAAGCGATAACTGAAACATATATTCCTCTTATTAATGTTTTTGATGGATTAGTGAATGATAATATTGATTTTAGAGTAACCATGTCTTTATCGCCGAGTTTGATATCAATGTTTACTGATCCCTTACTGCAAAATAGGTATCTGAGACATATATCACGCCTCATAGAACTTGCTGAAAAGGAAGTCGAAAGAACCAAGTGGCAGCCTAAATATAATACGCTTGCCCTTATGTATAAAAATAATTTTCTGAATGCACGTTATATCTTCGAAGAAAAGTATAGGAAGAATC
Protein-coding sequences here:
- the polX gene encoding DNA polymerase/3'-5' exonuclease PolX, which codes for MKNKEIAMLFNKIADILEFKGDVSFRINSYRKAAHIIEDMAEDIEAYDESGTLKEIEGIGESLAKKIDEYIKTGRIAKYEEMKTGVSEELIDLMKISGIGQKTLALIHKKYGVKNIDELEKVVTDGKVRDLFGMGDKKAENILRGIKLYRASHGRISLGIAFPVMRMIIDELKKNRKVKKIDIAGSLRRMQETIGDIDILVCGKEGKDIVNHFTTLPCVKEVLSSGSTRGSVVVEDGIQVDVRVVREDSYGAALQYFTGSKEHSVKLRGIAKAHGYKINEYGIYKGDKKVGGAHESDIYSALGLAYIPPVLRENRGEIEAASRNMLPSLVQSKNVRGDLHVHSNWSDGESSVEDVVRASIELGYEYVAICDHSQSLKVAHGLSPETVFRKLDEIKRVRKKYKDFAILFGTEVDIKSDGSIDYSDTVLKEFDVVIGAVHTGFKDSEEKLTSRILSAINNKYVNIIAHPTGRRIGLREPYPVDLDAIFKAASQSGTFLEINSFYDRLDLCDTAVKRAKEYGVKFALSTDCHHVDQLWMMSLGVSVAQRGWLTKNDVVNCWPLPKLLSHFSSKNKK
- a CDS encoding DUF4912 domain-containing protein; amino-acid sequence: MKKNELEKKTVSQLRKIAEKNKVKGWSNLNKSQIVNALTKKKTVTASKAVKKAKPALAKKKPAQSPKAVKKAKPVLLKKKTVTASKAVKKAKPALAKKKPVQRPKIVKKVKPALAKRKSNIKMPVSRASASGTPIHTHEEEQKIGQSKYYVGPSTHHGNRESDFVFPESYGQDKIVLMVRDPNWMHVYWEITEQKISSLKSSHGDNAIDSSRYVLRVLDINKTTPDAPNSFFDVEVSRGADSWYINVPNQNCSYCIDLGFLTSEGEFVLLVRSNAVKTPRVGVSEVLDDQWMSFADADYDKIYALSGGLSIGMSSGDLGKAMQEKLESIASSDMISSGAVSSFSKKEEKKRGFFLVVDTELIVYGVTVPDAELTIQGVPKKLNPDGTFSARFSLPDGNQVIPVKAISSDKIDEITITPIVKKDTEYKDNKNGHKD